A region of Stigmatopora nigra isolate UIUO_SnigA chromosome 6, RoL_Snig_1.1, whole genome shotgun sequence DNA encodes the following proteins:
- the hand2 gene encoding heart- and neural crest derivatives-expressed protein 2, which yields MSLVTSFPHHPVVPHHHRHHPHHHHHHDGPHYSLHAAASGRCHEDSGGAPPYFTSWLISHADMSPTEYGLAPGYSPDYHGNGSPGNVGALDTPSHHHPPPHHHHHHPHFGPGALVPGSGAISVNGGQVGGLHHPQHPQHPRTVKRRPTANRKERRRTQSINSAFAELRECIPNVPADTKLSKIKTLRLATSYISYLMDILDKDGQHGDTQAFKAELKKSEVREERRKKDAVDLPKTASTSSCSSSSSSSLGDKKTKGRTGWPQHVWALELKQ from the exons ATGAGTCTGGTAACGAGTTTTCCTCACCACCCGGTCGtcccccaccaccaccgccaccacccccaccatcaccaccaccacgacGGACCCCACTATTCCCTGCACGCGGCCGCGAGCGGTCGCTGTCACGAGGACAGCGGGGGCGCGCCCCCTTATTTCACCAGCTGGCTCATCAGCCACGCGGACATGTCGCCCACCGAGTACGGTCTGGCGCCGGGTTACAGCCCCGATTACCATGGTAACGGGAGTCCCGGGAACGTGGGGGCCCTGGACACCCCTTCACaccatcatcctcctcctcatcatcatcatcatcacccccACTTTGGCCCAGGGGCGCTCGTTCCCGGTAGTGGGGCGATATCCGTTAACGGAGGCCAAGTTGGGGGTCTACACCACCCGCAACACCCGCAACACCCCCGAACGGTGAAGCGAAGACCGACGGCCAATCGCAAGGAGAGGCGGAGGACGCAGAGCATCAACTCGGCGTTCGCCGAACTCCGAGAGTGTATCCCAAACGTACCGGCTGATACTAAACTGTCCAAGATTAAGACTTTGCGGCTGGCTACAAGCTACATCTCGTACTTGATGGACATTCTGGACAAGGATGGACAACATGGAGACACGCAGGCCTTCAAGGCCGAGTTGAAGAAGTCCGAGGTGAGGgaggagaggaggaagaaggaCGCG GTGGACCTCCCCAAGACGGCGTCGACGTCCTCATgttcgtcgtcgtcctcgtcctcaCTGGGGGACAAAAAGACCAAAGGACGGACAGGGTGGCCGCAACACGTCTGGGCTCTGGAACTCAAACAATAG